From a region of the Motacilla alba alba isolate MOTALB_02 chromosome 25, Motacilla_alba_V1.0_pri, whole genome shotgun sequence genome:
- the LOC119711456 gene encoding keratin, type I cytoskeletal 9-like: MMSSGCSSPCEVSCPQPYADAWSQPCVTSCGDSRAVVYPPPVVITFPGPILSSCPQESFVGTSFPSGAMGASGSGGAIGGGSYGGGSGSMGGLGGSLGGGSMGGSYGGGSMGGLGGSLGGGSMGGSYGGASMGGSYGGSRSFGSGGSYGGSRSFGSRRSFGSSGGGFGGSYGGGSSFGGGSCGGGSYGGGSSSSRRFGGGNCGFFYF, translated from the coding sequence ATGATGAGCAGCGGCTGCTCGTCGCCGTGCGAGgtgtcctgtccccagccctaCGCGGACGCCTGgagccagccctgtgtcacctcctgcGGGGACTCGCGGGCCGTGGTCTACCCTCCGCCCGTGGTCATCACCTTCCCGGggcccatcctcagctcctgcccccaGGAGAGCTTCGTGGGCACCTCCTTCCCGTCGGGGGCCATGGGAGCTTCTGGGTCTGGGGGTGCCATTGGGGGGGGATCCTACGGAGGGGGCAGCGGCTCCATGGGGGGACTTGGGGGATCCCTTGGAGGCGGTTCCATGGGTGGATCCTACGGAGGCGGCTCCATGGGGGGACTTGGGGGATCCCTTGGAGGCGGTTCCATGGGTGGATCCTACGGAGGCGCCTCCATGGGTGGATCCTACGGAGGGAGCAGATCCTTTGGCTCCGGGGGCTCCTACGGAGGGAGCAGATCCTTTGGGAGCAGAAGATCCTTCGGCTCCTCAGGCGGCGGCTTTGGGGGCTCCTACGGCGGGGGCAGCTCCTTTGGGGGTGGCTCCTGCGGAGGGGGATCCTACGGagggggcagctccagctccaggaggtTTGGAGGAGGAAACTGTggcttcttttatttctga